Genomic DNA from Bacteriovorax sp. Seq25_V:
GCTAATGGCGGGAGCTGACTTTAAATTTATTTCACAAAACTTTAAAGTATCTTTCGACTCATTAACAAAAGGAATTTGCTCATTCAATGGATGTGCTATCAACTCACAGCTGACAAGTTCAAATTACTATAAAAAAGTGGTAATGAGTTCAAGTGAGTTAAACTCTACAGAGTTAATTGAAAGTGGCCTTGTATCTTTTATTTTCAATGAAATAAAGTTTAGATCACATATCAACGCAATAAAGTCGCAATCGCCAATCACTAGAATCCAATTCAAGAGATCAATCAATGATTCAATCATCAAGGAGATGGATGAGATTATGGCCAGTGAGTTGAGTTTCTCTAAGGCGGCACTAGCTATTGGAGACTGGAAGAACTGGGCTTATGATCAAGAATTTCACAACCCAAGAGAAGTAGGACGAAGCTTAAAGTCGATACCAACAATGGCCGACTCAAAAAAAGCTCCAGCAATGGCAAATTAAAACTGATTTTGAAAGATAAGAGAACTGCTCTTTTGAAATAAGAGAGCAGTTAGAAATAAAATAGTGGTCTAACCTCTGCCGAGCAGAAATCTTCACTTAGTTTCGAAATATCACGAGTAATTCCAAGTAGGAATCCTCCCCCACCTGCTCCACATAGCTTTAAGTGGTAATTTCCAGTTTTTAAACCAACTTCCCACAGTTCTTGAAAAAGATTTGGAATCATTGGCCTAAAATGCTCAAATTGAAAGTTCGATAGCTCTTCCATTGCGGTATAAAGCTCTTCCGTATTTCCATTTAAAAAGTATTCGATACAACGATTTGATATCGGACTAAGTACGCGGTCACAAAGATAAGCAAAGTCTTTAGAAGAGCATTTTTCAAGGAATAGATTCACAAGAGGTTCTGTTCTTCGCGTACGCCCAGTATTTAAAAGAAAAATTGCACCAGGACCATTTTCATATTTAGGGATTTCAACTTTTGATAGGCTACCAGAGTCTCCAATGAGAATTGCAGAATTAAGATAACTAATAACAGGATCGATTCCAGAGCTTGAGCCGTGAAAATGTGATTCCATTTTACTAAAGCAGTCTTTTAAAAATTTGATATCTTTTTTTTGCTCATCACTAATCTTTGCATAGCGATCAAATACGGTCGCACAAAGGGCACCAGAGCTTCCAACACCATATCCAGGAGGGATTGAAGAGTCAAAAATTAAACCACCCGAAATATCAAAACTAAAAGACTTATCATCAAATTCAAATCCAAGCTCATCTTTTTCAATAAGTCTTTTCATATACTTTGAAAAGGCCTGCAGTTCGGGATCAATTGAACGATTTTTATCTTTTTGGAAAATAAGGTGTCCATCAAATAATGCATATGGCAGAGCAAGAGCATTGGACTTTCTAATAACCGAATATTCGCCAAAAAGTAGAACCTTGGCGCCAAAAGTTCTCTTGTTAAGCATTGAGGCTCCTACTTCCCTCACCCATCTTGTCATGAAGAATAAATTCATTCTCACATAAAGGCTGAATCGACTTTTCAAGGAATGAGCGAATTTCCTCTACATTCTCATTTAAATAAAGAATGTGGACGTTTGGTCCAGCATCAAGAGTGAAGCAAATATTATGACCTGTCTCGGCCCTAAACTTTCTAATTCGAGAAATGGCCTCGAGAGTATTAGGCTCCATTAAAATAAACGAAGGAGATGAATTCATCATTAGACCATGTAGTTCAAGCGCTTCACTTTCAACGATCTCAGCAAACTTATCAAATTCGCCATCCCTAAGTGCTTTTAGAAGCATTTGAAGATTATTTCTGGCATTTGCAAATCTCACTTCTGCAAATGGATGCGTCTGCATTAGAGCATGCCCGGCCCTTGAAGAAACAACTTTCTCAGATTTTGATACAATCGCGATTGAGTCATGAATTCCTTCAAACTTTGGATGAAAATCTAAATAAGAAATTCCATAATCATCACTCGATTTAGATAGCCCCTCAGCTTTTCCCCATACCGACATTTTTGGAAACAACGAGCGACAAGCGCTCCCCGAGCCAAGCCTCGCAACATAAGATGCCTTACTTAGGTAATACTCATCCTCAAAAAGTTTTAGCGATAAAAGCTTCTCAATTTCCACAAGCGCAAGTCCTAGCGCACTCATACTTGATGCGGAAGAAGCAATTCCAGAAGAGTGTGGAAAAGTATTTAGTGAGTCTATTGTGAAATGATAATTCACAAGAAATGGAAAGAGAGGTGTTATTTGCTCAAAAAAAACAGCTATCTTCTCCTTGAATTTCTCGTTCGGAGCCCCTTCAAAACTAAAATCAAAATCAATTCCTGAGGACGACTTCTTTGCAAACTGAATCGTTGTTCTTGTGTGTGCATCGTCGAGAGTAATACTAATTGAAGGATTACATGGTAATTGATTTCCATGCTTGCCCCAATATTTTACGAGAGCAATATTAGATGGAGAGATAACACTTACCTCTCCATTTAAAACATCTTTTTTTAAATCAAAATTTTTATTAGTGAACATTATGTGAAGTACCGATTGTATTTTCAGAATTAAAAACAAGCTCAGAATAAGGTATAACAACTTTTAAGCCATGAACTGAAAAGTAGTTTTCAACATACTCTTTCGTCTCTTTAGTACTTGCTAGGATGAAATCTCCACCCCAAGCTCCGAGAGACTTGACCTCTCCAAGGAAATCTTTGAACAGACGTTCTTTTATCGGTGTAAGACCTAAGTTCTTTCCTACTATTTCCTCGTGCGCGTTAATTAAGAAATTAAATTCATCAACAGTTTTTGAAATAGAGATAGAATCTGTTAAATCACTAACTGCCTTGATAATTTCAGGAGCATGAGGTTTTCTTGAATTATAATACTCAATCGCAGAGCGAGAGTTTTGTTTCTTATCGAGATAAATAAAATATAAATTCTCTTTAAATTCTGGATCAAAAAGAACTGGTGACCAATTAGGACCTTCGTTCGTCTTCTGATAGAATATTGGCCCGTCACTTTGAGCACAAGCAATATCATACCCAGAACCACCCAGAGTATTAAATAGCAGCTCAAATGGCGATACGTACGCCCATGTAGCAATATTGTGAATCAGTGTCGAGCTCGAGCCAAGCCCCCAATTAAGTGGGAAGCCAAGTTGTGTTTCAACGTGAACATCAAGATCTTCTCTTAAAAAGTGTGCATTTTGTTTTCTCACACTTTGAAGAATATTTTGAAGAACAAGAACCTCAGGTGTCACTTCTCCTTCACTTACAATATTAAATTGCCAAAATTCAAATGTTGCTTCAAACCAAAGTTTTCCTGATGGATCATAAGATTTCCAGTAAAGTCTTGGTCTAAATGATGATGAATATTTTACTGAAAGAGACTGACCAACTTGCGTAGGTAAGCCAAGGGCCTTAGCTCCATCTAGCACAAAGTACTCTCCACTGAGTAATACTTTCCCGTGCCCATAGAAATATTGATCTCTCTCAGGGATCTCAATTCTATTTGTTCCAGGTATATATTTTAAAATATGTTCGCCTTGTTGCATTTTATCTTCCCTAATTTTAGTGTAGACCTCTAAGTTTTTCCAAAACTTCTCTTACCGATTTAAAAGACACTACTTTTGATTCAAATTCTTTACGTACGATTTCTTTTTCTACTTCTGTTGCTTCAAGTTGATTAAGAATATTCATCAGGTGCATCTTCATGTGACCTTTTTGAATACCGCTTGTAACGAGACTTCTTAAAGCTGCAAAGTTCTGAGCAAGACCAACACTTGCACAAATCATCATTAGCTCTTTTGCACTTGGACCACCAAGCATTTGAAGAGATAATTTTGAAAGAGGGTGTAGCGAAGTTAATCCGCCGACAGTACCAAGAGAAAGAGGTATTTCAATCTCAAATCTAAACTGATTATTATTGACTGAACACTTCGTTAAACTACGATACTGTCCGTCACGAGCAGCATAGGCATGCCCACAAGCTTCAATAGCTCTGAAGTCATTACCTGTCGCGAGAACAACACCATCGATACCATTGAAGATACCTTTATTATGAGTAGTAGCACGATATGGATCTATTGTTGCGATTCTAACTGCACGATGAAATTTAGAGATAAACTCATCGGCACTCATTCCGTTACTTGGATCGTTTAATTCTTCAACTCCACATTCAACCCACGCCTTAACAAGACAGTCAGGAGTATAATTAGAAAGAATACACATTACTATTTGAACATCTCTTTCATCATCCGAGAATCCATAATAATTAGGAATTGTCGATTTAAGAAACTGCCCAAGCGACTCAAGTACAGAGTTAATGAAGTTTGCACCCATCGCATCGCAAGTTTCAAAAGAAACTTTTAATTGATAGTAACCAGGTTCTTGCTCTGTTAGATTGATTAATTCAATGTCTTTTAGTCCACCTCCACGAGCTTCCATATTCATTGTTAATGGAGCAACATGTGCGAACATTTTTTCTTTGTTAGCATTGAAGAACTTTATTAGATTTTCAGTTTCACCATTCCAAATGAAGTGAACCTGTCCAAGCTTAATTGTTGAAACAACTTGAGCGTGAAAGCCTCCACGCGTAGACCAAAACTTTGCAGCTTTTGAAAGAGCAGCGACAACAGAACTTTCTTCAATAACCATTGGGATTATTTTTACTTCGTCGTTTAAAACAAAGTTAGGAACAAGTCCGTATGGAAAGTAGAAATTTGAGATTGTATTTTCACTAAACTCATCAAAGATTTGTTGGGCATCAAGATCCTTGTGCCAAAACTCTTTTAATTGACTCTTAACTCTCTGACTTCCTTGAAAACATGTATCAACAAGATAATCAATTTTTTCGAGTTTATTTAACTTTGAAAAACCTGAAACCATTTCCAAGCTCTACTCCTTCACAGAAAGATATCGAGATGCGACTTCAAGCCCTCTAATCATTTCCGCAGTAAATTTTCTAAGTTTATCTATACCTTCGTTTGCTGAATTCAAAAACGGTGAGGCCATACCAAAGACAGCATTCCCTTTCGAAAGGGAAATTAAATAATAGCCGTCTAAATAAGAGCGTATCCCACCAGAGATAATGAAGTTCTTGCAAAGAACTTTATCACCTAATCTATCAATTATTTCGTTCGAGATTTCTACCATTTCTAGCGCAGTATGTCCAACAAAGCTTAGTTCTTCATGAGTGGATAAGTCACTTGAATTACGTTGTTTTTCCATAAGTGCGAAATTTGTCCCACCAAAAGCAGCAAACTCAATAGCAGCAAGAGGCAAACACATTAGGGACTCGAGAGATTTTGGACCTAATCCTTGACCCACTTCCTTAATGATCACAGGAATCTGCGTAAGTTCAAGAAGCTTTTTCACTGTATCAATTGGTGCTTGCTCAATGATATCACCTTCTGGCTGAAACCATTCTTGTAAAGGATTAATATGAACTATTACTCCGTCGGCACTTAGGGAGGTCACAAGTTTTTCGATAGCAGCTATATCATTATTTTTTAAAAGCTGTTCAACTTGAGCGATCCCAAGATTTGCATAAAAAGGAAGAGCGTCAGTCAGACGAGGTCTGAGATTAAAATCTTCAAAGTATGTTTGATCTGTTAGAAGCTGACGACAAGAGCCTAGCCCCATACCTAGTCCGAACTCCGAAGCAACTGTTGCTAAATTTTCATTAATATATCTCGCATCACCAGTACCACCAGTCATTGAACTTATCCAAATCGGGGCACGCATTTCTTTTCCAAGAAACTTAGAGGCCTTAAAATTTTTAAAAAATGAGAAATTTGAAAGCATTGGCTCATAATTAAAACGTTCATCAACCATCAGTTCTGATGTTTGGGAACTATTAGTCAGCGCTAGATGCTGATGCTTTCTATTACTTGAGTTTTCTGTTGTTTCGACCATGGCACAAAGTAGCAAAATTCTAATAATTTTACTAGTTTTTACTCGTCTTAGTATTTTTTATAAGACTTAGACGATCAACAATTTCAAGCACTTAAGTGACATAATAAAGAAACATTAAATTATTCCGATTGAACAAGTATGAAAAAATTAAAAATACTTATAGCACTGATGATCGTGATGACAGGAAACACTATCTACGCGAACTCCTGCGCTCAAACAGAAAACATTGTTCTAATCCATGGAATAGCTTCTGATAAAGGAACCTTTGGACATATGAAGTCGGCGCTTGAAGCAGACTTCGAAGGATGTGCAAAAGTTCATGAATTTGAATATGCAACAGGTGATGATAAGAAAACTATTTTTGATTTTTCTGATTCACTCGATCAATTCATCACATCATTATCAATAAAGCGTGAAGATAAAATTTCTTTTATTATGCACTCTCAAGGGGGACTTGTAGGCTTAGCTTATCTAAGAAAAATTCAAGACCGGCCACTCTTTAAACAATTAAGATCTTTTATTACACTCGGTACTCCTTTTCACGGAGCACTCATTGCAAAGGTTGGAAGAGATGCTCTTTTTCTTGGTGGAAAAATAAAAGAAAGCAAAATATCCCCTTTTGGGAAAAAAGAGCTAGAGGGAATGACCTATGGTTCTGCGACATTAAGAGTATTAAAGGAATCTCTCTTTTTATTAAAAAAGCTTAATACGCTAGCAATCGGCGGTTTTACACGCTTTAAAAGAGGCATTTCAGAAAGTGATTTAGTTGTTCCTATCTATTCTGCAAATCCAAATAATATTTACGTTGCGCCAAATGGTAGCGAAATAAATGAAAATGATATTCCATTTATTAGTCTCAATGCTCAACATATTCGTGCGCTTGGGAAAGGTATTTCTTATATTGAAAAGTCATGTCGGGATTCTTTAAGAAGATGTAAAAATCCAGTAGCACAAGCGATAGCAAAGAAACTTGTTGGTATTGATGCACGTGAAGAGAATATTGATATTGAAGAGAAAAGTTTTAGAGTTAATCTTTATATAAAATCAGCGAATCGCCCTTATGTAATGGCGAAGAAAAGTAGTGATACAAAGAAAATTAAAAGCTCATCACTATTTAACCTTACCAAGAAAGTTTATAAAAACCTCTATTCAAAAACTATCTATGGAAAGACGAGTAAAGGAAGTACAGAGATCAAAGTCGTCATTAAAAATCTGAAAGGAAAACATAAGGAACTCACTGTTCCTGTCCAATCAGGTAAGACAAGCTATGTCGATGTTAATCTCGATAGCTAGTCTAAAATGATTATAAACTCACGCTTCACTTCATCAAGCTTCTTTAAAATCTTCGATGCCTTCGCGTAGAGAAGCTCTTCACTAGAACTGTTAAGGTCCATCCCAAGGAAAAGCTTTCTTTTTGGCATCACCTCATCAATTTCTTCGAGAGTTCGCTTTAAACGATATGGAGTATCCATAAGAATCACGGGATACTCTAATAAACTATATTCATTAAGAACTCGTTTTCTATCATCTCCATCCTTTGGAAGAAAACCTGTAAAAAGAAATTTTGAACAGTCAATTCCAGAGAGAGCAACGGCAAGGGAAATAGAGTTTGAGTGTGGTGTACATGTCACTCTTATTCCAGCTTCGTGGGCAAGACGAACCAAAACTTGTCCAGGATCACAAAAAGCCGGAAGTCCCCCATCACTCATAAGATAGGCGTTTTTTCCTGAGTTTATAAGGGAGATAATTTTAGGGGCGAGCTCTCTTTGAGTATGTTCATTGAACTGAATGAATGATTCAATTGATTCACGAGGAAGACCAAAACGTAACCAACGACGACGACATGGCTTAAGATCTTCTATTAAAAGAATAGAGTTCTGTTCATCAGCACTGGCCTTCATCAATAAATCAAGAGCGATAGGCTCTAATGGACTCTCTTCATCAATTGGGGTTGCAATTAAAAATAATGTACCGGCCATTAAAATCTCCACTTCCTATGTCTTCTAATATCAATATCAATTGGAACTATAAAGTAAGCTAATTTATAACAAATAAACGCAAATGGAAATGCGCAAAGAACATCAAGTAGATAGTGATACTTTAATGCTAAAGTTGCCTGAATCATTCCGACACAGAAAAGAAGAAAGATATAACGATAATGATTTTTAATTTTAAACATCCATATTGTCACAAGAACAGAAATTCCTGTGTGCCCAGAGGGAAAGCAATCAATGAAATTAGGGTGCGAATTTAGAACAATGTTGTTAAAAAATACACCAAAAGCTGACAACGGTAGTGAAAGCTCCTTCACACTGGCAAGAAAGTACTGAGGACCAGAAACTGGAACCAGAACATACAAGAGAAAGTTAAAAAAGAAAAAAATCATCAAAGAGGCAAAGAACCTTCCTATCTTGTACTTATTCCTTTCGCTTAATTGTTGATAGTAGAAAATTCCACCAAGAAAGGGAAATAGAAAATAAGTCATATATGAGAGTTGCAAAAAATCATAATAAAGAGATTGAAGAGGACCTAAAAAGCTAGTCACCTTCAAGAAAAAAGCGGCAGAGGTAAGACCAAGTATTTGCAAGTCAAGGTCAGCAAAGTACAGATCGTAACGAGTAAGTCCACCAGCAAGCTTATCAAATGTCCCAACGAAGACGTAATTAAAAATAATACAGCAAGTGAGAAAAAGGGTGTTTATCAGAAACCGATGAACATTTCTTAGTCGATGAATATAAGCTTCTAGGGAGATAAGAAATAAAATTAAGATAACAGGGAGTAGTGGCTCAATAATAATTGCTTCAAAAAAAAGTAAACAAATAAAGAAAATGAAAACTTCAAACAGAGAGACCCAAAGACCTATTCGTCCAAGGCCAAAGTCTCCCCTATAGTCCTGCCAAGCTTTTTGTATTTTTGATTCAAACATCATTGAATTATAACAATATTTAAAAAAATACGCTATACTAGAACTTATGGAAAACTACACTCAACTATTCCTTGTCATCATCCCAGGACTTGAAGGCCTAGCGATGGATGAAATTAAGAATAAAGTTCCACTGGATATCTCTTCAAACTGGAATGCCCTTGAAATTCACAAGGGTGGGATTTCTATTAAGACAAATAATATAAGAGATATTCAAACTCTCCATCGAATATTAAAAATACCGACTCGCATTCTAATAAGACTCTCGACATTTAAAGCAAAGGATTTCCCTAAACTTTACAAACAGC
This window encodes:
- a CDS encoding mevalonate kinase, encoding MLNKRTFGAKVLLFGEYSVIRKSNALALPYALFDGHLIFQKDKNRSIDPELQAFSKYMKRLIEKDELGFEFDDKSFSFDISGGLIFDSSIPPGYGVGSSGALCATVFDRYAKISDEQKKDIKFLKDCFSKMESHFHGSSSGIDPVISYLNSAILIGDSGSLSKVEIPKYENGPGAIFLLNTGRTRRTEPLVNLFLEKCSSKDFAYLCDRVLSPISNRCIEYFLNGNTEELYTAMEELSNFQFEHFRPMIPNLFQELWEVGLKTGNYHLKLCGAGGGGFLLGITRDISKLSEDFCSAEVRPLFYF
- a CDS encoding triacylglycerol lipase; this encodes MKKLKILIALMIVMTGNTIYANSCAQTENIVLIHGIASDKGTFGHMKSALEADFEGCAKVHEFEYATGDDKKTIFDFSDSLDQFITSLSIKREDKISFIMHSQGGLVGLAYLRKIQDRPLFKQLRSFITLGTPFHGALIAKVGRDALFLGGKIKESKISPFGKKELEGMTYGSATLRVLKESLFLLKKLNTLAIGGFTRFKRGISESDLVVPIYSANPNNIYVAPNGSEINENDIPFISLNAQHIRALGKGISYIEKSCRDSLRRCKNPVAQAIAKKLVGIDAREENIDIEEKSFRVNLYIKSANRPYVMAKKSSDTKKIKSSSLFNLTKKVYKNLYSKTIYGKTSKGSTEIKVVIKNLKGKHKELTVPVQSGKTSYVDVNLDS
- a CDS encoding SAM-dependent methyltransferase, which translates into the protein MAGTLFLIATPIDEESPLEPIALDLLMKASADEQNSILLIEDLKPCRRRWLRFGLPRESIESFIQFNEHTQRELAPKIISLINSGKNAYLMSDGGLPAFCDPGQVLVRLAHEAGIRVTCTPHSNSISLAVALSGIDCSKFLFTGFLPKDGDDRKRVLNEYSLLEYPVILMDTPYRLKRTLEEIDEVMPKRKLFLGMDLNSSSEELLYAKASKILKKLDEVKREFIIILD
- a CDS encoding hydroxymethylglutaryl-CoA reductase, degradative: MVSGFSKLNKLEKIDYLVDTCFQGSQRVKSQLKEFWHKDLDAQQIFDEFSENTISNFYFPYGLVPNFVLNDEVKIIPMVIEESSVVAALSKAAKFWSTRGGFHAQVVSTIKLGQVHFIWNGETENLIKFFNANKEKMFAHVAPLTMNMEARGGGLKDIELINLTEQEPGYYQLKVSFETCDAMGANFINSVLESLGQFLKSTIPNYYGFSDDERDVQIVMCILSNYTPDCLVKAWVECGVEELNDPSNGMSADEFISKFHRAVRIATIDPYRATTHNKGIFNGIDGVVLATGNDFRAIEACGHAYAARDGQYRSLTKCSVNNNQFRFEIEIPLSLGTVGGLTSLHPLSKLSLQMLGGPSAKELMMICASVGLAQNFAALRSLVTSGIQKGHMKMHLMNILNQLEATEVEKEIVRKEFESKVVSFKSVREVLEKLRGLH
- the mvaD gene encoding diphosphomevalonate decarboxylase codes for the protein MFTNKNFDLKKDVLNGEVSVISPSNIALVKYWGKHGNQLPCNPSISITLDDAHTRTTIQFAKKSSSGIDFDFSFEGAPNEKFKEKIAVFFEQITPLFPFLVNYHFTIDSLNTFPHSSGIASSASSMSALGLALVEIEKLLSLKLFEDEYYLSKASYVARLGSGSACRSLFPKMSVWGKAEGLSKSSDDYGISYLDFHPKFEGIHDSIAIVSKSEKVVSSRAGHALMQTHPFAEVRFANARNNLQMLLKALRDGEFDKFAEIVESEALELHGLMMNSSPSFILMEPNTLEAISRIRKFRAETGHNICFTLDAGPNVHILYLNENVEEIRSFLEKSIQPLCENEFILHDKMGEGSRSLNA
- a CDS encoding phosphatase PAP2 family protein, with amino-acid sequence MFESKIQKAWQDYRGDFGLGRIGLWVSLFEVFIFFICLLFFEAIIIEPLLPVILILFLISLEAYIHRLRNVHRFLINTLFLTCCIIFNYVFVGTFDKLAGGLTRYDLYFADLDLQILGLTSAAFFLKVTSFLGPLQSLYYDFLQLSYMTYFLFPFLGGIFYYQQLSERNKYKIGRFFASLMIFFFFNFLLYVLVPVSGPQYFLASVKELSLPLSAFGVFFNNIVLNSHPNFIDCFPSGHTGISVLVTIWMFKIKNHYRYIFLLFCVGMIQATLALKYHYLLDVLCAFPFAFICYKLAYFIVPIDIDIRRHRKWRF
- a CDS encoding type 2 isopentenyl-diphosphate Delta-isomerase codes for the protein MVETTENSSNRKHQHLALTNSSQTSELMVDERFNYEPMLSNFSFFKNFKASKFLGKEMRAPIWISSMTGGTGDARYINENLATVASEFGLGMGLGSCRQLLTDQTYFEDFNLRPRLTDALPFYANLGIAQVEQLLKNNDIAAIEKLVTSLSADGVIVHINPLQEWFQPEGDIIEQAPIDTVKKLLELTQIPVIIKEVGQGLGPKSLESLMCLPLAAIEFAAFGGTNFALMEKQRNSSDLSTHEELSFVGHTALEMVEISNEIIDRLGDKVLCKNFIISGGIRSYLDGYYLISLSKGNAVFGMASPFLNSANEGIDKLRKFTAEMIRGLEVASRYLSVKE
- a CDS encoding GYDIA family GHMP kinase, producing MQQGEHILKYIPGTNRIEIPERDQYFYGHGKVLLSGEYFVLDGAKALGLPTQVGQSLSVKYSSSFRPRLYWKSYDPSGKLWFEATFEFWQFNIVSEGEVTPEVLVLQNILQSVRKQNAHFLREDLDVHVETQLGFPLNWGLGSSSTLIHNIATWAYVSPFELLFNTLGGSGYDIACAQSDGPIFYQKTNEGPNWSPVLFDPEFKENLYFIYLDKKQNSRSAIEYYNSRKPHAPEIIKAVSDLTDSISISKTVDEFNFLINAHEEIVGKNLGLTPIKERLFKDFLGEVKSLGAWGGDFILASTKETKEYVENYFSVHGLKVVIPYSELVFNSENTIGTSHNVH